From one Paenibacillus sp. FSL K6-1330 genomic stretch:
- a CDS encoding BrxA/BrxB family bacilliredoxin — MGMSFDRYMRDMVQPMRDELTSLGIKELTTPEEVEEVLPTAKGTTLVVVNSVCGCAAGQARPGVAIALENQVKPDQLFTVFAGQDKEATAKAREYFAPYPPSSPSIALLKDGELVHFIERHQVENRSAEEIAADLTDAFNRYCQ; from the coding sequence ATGGGTATGTCTTTTGACCGATATATGCGCGATATGGTTCAACCGATGCGGGATGAGCTGACCAGCTTGGGAATCAAGGAACTGACAACACCTGAAGAGGTAGAGGAAGTTCTTCCTACAGCGAAAGGTACAACGCTGGTCGTTGTAAACTCCGTATGCGGCTGCGCAGCAGGGCAAGCGCGTCCTGGTGTAGCCATAGCGCTTGAGAACCAGGTGAAGCCGGATCAATTGTTTACCGTGTTCGCCGGACAGGATAAGGAAGCAACGGCTAAAGCACGTGAGTATTTTGCTCCGTATCCTCCATCCTCCCCATCGATTGCTCTGTTGAAGGACGGGGAATTGGTGCACTTTATTGAGCGTCATCAAGTGGAGAATCGTTCTGCAGAAGAAATCGCGGCGGATTTGACCGACGCATTCAATCGCTACTGCCAGTAA
- the nadE gene encoding ammonia-dependent NAD(+) synthetase, whose amino-acid sequence MSLQEQIIAELGVKPTINVEEEVRKRVDFLKTYVKNSGTSGLLIAISGGIDSAVAAGLCKRATDELTEEIGKEYKTLGVFQPYGEQADISDSYATAKAFDLKHTVETNIEETVNEIALEVEHGLKNIGVHKHMSIPGKGNVKARVRMVVQYALAFEQNLIVVGTDHASEAITGFYTKWGDGAVDITPLSSLNKRQVRMLASYLGVPKSILDKAPSAGLWEGQTDEKELGISYEDNSDYLEGKTIDPDVQQKLESYYVKTAHKRNTIPGI is encoded by the coding sequence ATGAGCCTACAAGAACAAATTATCGCAGAGCTGGGTGTCAAACCTACCATTAATGTGGAGGAAGAGGTACGCAAGCGCGTTGACTTTCTGAAAACCTATGTAAAGAACTCGGGCACTTCCGGACTGCTGATCGCCATTAGCGGCGGGATTGATTCGGCCGTGGCTGCCGGTCTGTGCAAGCGGGCCACCGATGAACTCACGGAGGAGATTGGCAAGGAATACAAGACACTCGGGGTGTTCCAGCCATACGGCGAGCAGGCTGATATTTCAGACAGCTATGCGACAGCGAAGGCCTTCGATTTGAAACATACCGTCGAGACGAATATCGAGGAAACGGTGAACGAAATAGCTTTGGAGGTTGAGCATGGCCTGAAAAATATCGGGGTCCATAAGCATATGAGTATTCCGGGTAAAGGCAATGTGAAGGCCAGAGTGCGTATGGTGGTACAATATGCGCTGGCATTCGAGCAGAATTTGATCGTGGTCGGTACGGATCATGCTTCCGAGGCGATTACCGGCTTCTATACCAAGTGGGGTGATGGAGCAGTGGACATTACGCCGCTGAGTTCCTTGAACAAGCGTCAGGTTCGTATGCTTGCATCCTATTTAGGAGTTCCGAAATCGATTCTGGATAAAGCCCCTTCTGCCGGCCTTTGGGAAGGTCAAACAGACGAGAAAGAGCTCGGAATCAGCTACGAGGATAACAGCGATTACCTGGAAGGTAAGACAATTGATCCTGATGTTCAGCAGAAACTCGAGAGTTATTACGTCAAAACCGCACACAAGCGCAATACGATTCCAGGCATCTAA
- a CDS encoding dihydrofolate reductase family protein — MGSLIYHVAVSLDYFIADQAMMDGRIDRTLFLFDGEHVPDFLAEIQEFEAVLMGGKTYEFGFKMGAKPGEPGYKGLKHYIFSRSLEFESNEEVELVKEDAIPYIHNLKQQTDGKLWLCGGGELAGSLLQHQLIDQLVLKVNPVMVGDGVPLFGSVKPRLKLELVDMKQYANGVLKPTYNIIYT, encoded by the coding sequence ATGGGCTCATTGATTTATCACGTGGCTGTTTCGCTTGACTATTTTATCGCCGATCAAGCCATGATGGATGGAAGGATCGACCGAACTCTCTTTTTATTCGATGGAGAGCATGTTCCGGACTTCTTGGCAGAAATCCAGGAGTTTGAGGCTGTGCTGATGGGCGGTAAAACGTATGAGTTTGGATTTAAGATGGGGGCTAAGCCAGGAGAGCCTGGTTACAAAGGACTCAAGCATTATATATTCTCACGCTCATTAGAATTCGAATCCAATGAAGAAGTTGAATTAGTCAAGGAGGACGCCATCCCGTACATCCATAATCTTAAACAACAGACAGACGGCAAGCTGTGGCTGTGCGGCGGCGGGGAATTGGCAGGAAGCCTGCTTCAGCATCAACTGATCGATCAGCTTGTATTAAAGGTAAACCCGGTAATGGTTGGTGACGGGGTTCCGTTGTTCGGCAGTGTCAAACCGCGGCTAAAACTCGAACTGGTCGATATGAAGCAATATGCCAACGGCGTTCTCAAACCGACCTACAATATCATATATACCTAG
- the acpS gene encoding holo-ACP synthase, with product MIYGIGHDVLDMKRMEMLMTGPHGERFMKRVLTQGEQVIAAGKGAKRTEFVAGRFAAKEAISKAFGSGIGGIIGFRDIEVLPGVLGRPETRLSQEAWERLGMEESAHYAIHLTISHQTTLASAFAVVEKIK from the coding sequence GTGATCTACGGAATCGGACATGATGTGCTGGACATGAAGCGAATGGAGATGTTGATGACAGGCCCGCATGGAGAAAGATTCATGAAGCGCGTGCTTACGCAGGGTGAGCAGGTCATTGCCGCCGGTAAGGGGGCGAAACGGACGGAGTTTGTTGCCGGGCGCTTTGCTGCCAAAGAGGCGATATCCAAAGCCTTTGGCTCCGGAATTGGAGGTATAATCGGGTTCCGTGACATAGAAGTGCTGCCGGGTGTTCTTGGCAGGCCTGAGACTCGACTATCCCAGGAAGCCTGGGAACGCCTCGGAATGGAGGAGTCCGCACATTATGCGATTCATTTGACGATTTCGCATCAGACCACGCTGGCTTCCGCTTTCGCCGTGGTTGAGAAGATAAAGTAA